gtattaacccatattccaccgcaccccaacatcgctgccactatactaaagttattaaccccttatctgccgcaccccaacatcgccaccactatattaaagttattaacccctattccgcagctccccaacattgccacaactaaataaaattattaaccactaaacctctggcctcccatattcctaacactaaataaacctattaacccctaaaccaccagctccccacctcgcaacaacctaaattacactatattaacccctaaacctaacgtaaccctaacaccccctaactttaaaataattaaaatagatctaaattaaatttacaattattaactaattaatacctagttaaaactaaatacttacctgtgaaataaaacctaagctagctacaatataactaatagttatattgtagctagcttaggttttatttttatttcacaggtaagtttgtatttattttaactagatagactagttagaaaatagtatatttcgttgtggggggatttcggtttaggggttaatagttaataggtttattaaagtggcttgtggtttagggcttattaactttagtatagcggggacgatgtgggcggatggcagattaggggttaataatatttaaatagtgtttgcgatgcacgagggtggcagtttaggggttaatacgtttataatagtggtgacaatgtcgggaagcggcagaataggggttaataaacatttttagtggtgacgatgtcgggagcggcagattaggagttaataaatgtattatagtgtttgtgatgcgggagggcctcggtttaggggttaataggtagtttatgggtatttagtgtactttttaacactttagttatgagttttatgttatagctttgtagcgtaaaactcataactactgactttaaatggcattacagatcttgtcgttttagagtgtaacgctcgctttttagcctgaccacagtgtgggactgatgttgcgttacaggctaaaaggcttgcgttacacctataccgacaagacttgtaatggctgcggtgctgttttaaaattgaaatgaccatattttcagcattaaaaaaagGCGAACGCACAAACttataatctagctgaatgttagggATGAATATAAATGAGCTCTTGCTCTGATCAAACAGCTAAtgcgtagaatgttgcagggtcctgTTTCTAAATCCTACAGCTCTAGATGTAATGACCCCCACACACACCAACAATTTTCTGAGTTAAACAACaggaaaattagacaaaataaataatgtgttaATCATTTTATGGGGGactaaattttgggtttaatgtcccttcaattgtttttgtttcctttataCTTACGTGGGAATTAAAGCATGTTTTAATACCAAAAATAAGTAAGCATGCATTGAAAATGAATTAAATCTGCCTAATTTTATCAAAATAAGCTCCGTTAAAACACTTGACAATAATCACTCAATATGAAAACCTAAATTCATTTTGAAttctaaaatgttatatatatatttattttaagcagACCACTTGTATGAGAGTGAGACACTAAACATGCCAAGTGAGATAAGCAAAAGGTGGCTCTCTGTCTTTTAGCTTCTGCTTCCCAGTTGCCAAGATTTGAAAAAAAGGATgtgtctaaaaaagataataaatgACATTGCTGAGAGAGGAGATGTCAATATGATGCATTAAAGCAACTTTTCTTTCCATATTACTATGACCATAACATTTCATAACTTCCAATTGGCTGTCATCACTAACAGAAAGAAATGTATTACAGCCCTGAGACACCAAACTACTCTTATTATCCTACAACTTATTTTGATGCTCAGGGTCACAGACATTGAGAGACAGTGTAAAAAGCCCATAACAATTATTTTAGATGGATAAAAAACTCAATCAAGTAAAATATGACAGGTTGTACTTGGTAAAATCTGAGAAACATCTGTCACCTTATatagcacaaaatatatatatatatttggtaattAATCATTTCACTATACAATACATGTTCTTTTCCAAgacaaaaaatgaattaaaaaatattaagcTTTTGAcgtcatgtatatatataaaaatgtctttgTTGTGGATTGGCTTCTAAACCTTTTTGGTATACAGTATATGCACTATATATGGGCACAGTTAGGATCTCAGTTgtttagaattaaagggatagtctagtcaaaattaaactttcagatagagcatgcaattttaaacaactttctaatttaggcctattataattttttctttgttctcttgctatctttatttgaatgtaagcttaagagccagatcattttttgttcagcacctgagtagcacttgctgattggtggctacatttagatgccAATcataaagcgctacccaggtgctgaaccaaaaatgggccggctcctatactctacattcttgctttttcaaataaagataacaagagaatgaagacaaattgataataggagtaaattagaacgttgcttaaaatggcatgctctatctgaatcatgaaagtttaaattaaaataGGTAATGGTTGAAGAAAGTGATAATTGATATTTATGTCACTGACTGCAAAAATAGTTTAGTTAATCATTGAAACTTTCTTCAGCAAACTTTTTAGTACTTGTCTTAAACTCTTCCTACTCTGTTACACACCTACATAAAGGGTCTAATTAATTAGAGTtacatgttttgttttatatttgtgtcTGTTTAATTGACAGCAAGCACTAATTTGCTTTATTTCACTTTTACATTAAATAGGTTTCTCTGCTTTTTCTTAAAGGACATAAAGCTTGGTTTATTGGTTAAGTAAGTGGTATGATATTTTTGGCTAACAAATTAGCAAATTACTAATGTGCATTGTTAggcttaaagtgacactaaacacaaatattttctataatgattcagatagagcatgctattttaagaaactttctaatttacttctattatcaatttttcttcattctgtcggtatctttatttgaaaaagcaagaatgtaagcatacatATATAGGTAGCTATTTCTGATTGGtgtcaaaatgtagccaccaatctgcaagcgctactcagattctgaaccaaaaatgggttggctcttaagcttacattcaaataaagatagcaagagaacaaagaaaaattgataataggactaaatttgaaagttgcttaaaattgcaccctggatagagctttctgattggtggctacattgagccaccaatcagcaagcgctatccaggtactgaacaaaaaaatgggctggctcctaaccttacattcttacatagcaagagaatgaagaaaaattgataataggagtaaattagaaaattgcttaaatctgcatgctctatctgaaccatgaaagaaaaaaaaaatgggtttagtatccctttaaccaagaAAGGCCATTCAAAACAGAGCAAATGCagggggcatattttggcctaacCCAACAAGGAACTTGTCTAGGGCAGCAAATTTTGCGGGGTAGCACTTTTTGagtcacactgcactacacatgcacactgtactacacatgcacactacacacacaccatcaccatatacacacagacataaacatacacatacaaacacacatgcactttAACATGAACATTTATTTTACAAATGCCATAGGGAAAAAAGTCTTGTTACAGgagaggggggcagcagaattttgggtgcctagggcagcataaatcCTAAATATGCCAATGGGCAAATGTATTTAAGAGCTgcaaaatttaaaaagttaaaaagtccTGAAGAAACaaactatattaactgtattacataaataattaaaacaatagtCTTATTAACATTTTTAGCTCTTTAATGCTTTAATACAGAAACACTTGTGTCTTTGCTTGCTATATATGTGTGAAATTAGCTGACATGGTGTCATCAGTAGTAATTAAAACACTGAATGCttaatataatattaatagaaaTATGAATTGCATATATTATAGAGTAGAAGTATAATCCATGAAAACGGATTGAAACATAATAAGTAGTTTAATTTGCAGAAACGCCTCATGCCATTTGGGATGCAAACCAAAATAATTGTAGGTTTAACCATTTGTTATctagattttaattttaattaaaaatagttgTTTACAGAAAGGAACAGTAATTTTGCAAAATAAATACGATTATAGTGTCCTTTCACTTGCCTTACTAAGCCATAAATACCTGggcaatttagatttttttttttttaaatctttccatatatttgtattaaaatgtcTTAATTTACAGTTATTGTACTCCAAAATCTGCATTTTGTCAGGTGATAATATTGTACCATAGAGTAAAGAAGTGTATGTTCCAAAATATGCACATGAGTGACAGTCAAATTTATTCTGAATGTATacaaataaactgtattactttttttttttttttatcaaaatataaacttttatttagaaaatattaaaataaatgcaaagtacaAGTTACACTGCTAAAGATGTTCCCAAAAGAGTAAAATCCCATAAAGTGTGTTTTTTGGTTCAATTTAAAAGTCCTGGGATTCAGCAGCTTTAGGTTCTTGTGTGGATCCTTTAAAGGTTTTCTTTGGTAGAAGCTGGGCATGGATGTTTGGCAAGACACCCCCATCAGCAATAGTGATGCCATCAAATAGCTTAGCCAGTTCCTCATCATTCTTGACTGCCAGCTGGATGTGCCTGGGTAAAATCCTGGATTTCTTGTTGTCTCTGGCAGCATTTCCTGCCAGCTCTAAGACCTCTGCACAGAGATATTCCAGAGTAGCTGCCAGGTAGATAGCAGATCCAGACCCAATCCGCTCTGCATAGTTTCCCTTCTTCAGGAACCTGTGGATACGGCCAACTGGGAACTGGAGGCCTGCCTTAGCAGATTTGGATGTCTTGCCAGCTGCAGGCTTGGTGACCTTCTTTCCACGACCAGACATGTTAGCAGTCTCTACCTGAAATTTCCACTCTTCTCTGCTGTTCAAAAACCCCAGCATCAAACTGTATTACTTTTATCCAAGACGCTCCAGGAGtatgaaaaagttaaaaataaattctttaaatttgAACTCAAGACAAGGTTTTAGAAAAACATGTGCAAAAGCCTATTAGGCCTTAGATCGATAACCATCTAAATAATGGAAGATAAGCAATGGAATAGTGTCttgaataaaatgtaaaaaatactagTTTACATTAAGACAGTACTAGGATTCTTACGATCCTGGGGAAGATGTGAGCCTGATGTAGGCTATCATTACCATCAGAGAACTAATACCCTGAGACAATATAACTCTGCCCATAACAATAACCAATATTATTTATCCAATAGGACCTATCATGGGTCAGGGCATAGACATAGATCTTCAGGTGATCATTTCCAAACCAGGGACCCACAAAATCCTAATAGAATACCTATAGTGCATGAATCAAATCAGGTTTTCAGCACTAATTCCAAGTCCGACAATAGGCTGACCAATGGCAAAAGCTATTCTGAAAATAACAGAGCATCTAATCCTGATTCAGGGCCACTGAACACTAATAGGAATCACGCACAGTCTTTTTTAGAGTCAGGTCCACGCCAAAAATCGTGGAAGCAGAAAACTATATCCAGTTACCTAGAACCTGTAGTAACTCTGACAAACTCCCAAAAAGGAAAAAGGCCATACGGCCAAGAGGATGAAGAGGACGGCGAACAGCCATCAAAAAGGTCAGAATACAGACactaaataaagggatttttaattaaTCCTCACGCATCCTAACAGATGATGAGGTAAGGGTATTGGGTGAAGGACTTTCCTTCAGCCCGACTAATAGCCACAGTATGTTTTCCCTATTTGTAGATTGAAATCGGGTTACCTGAAAATTATCAATGCAAAAGTTTTTTGCAGAAAAACACCTTAAAGATAATACAACTTTCCCAATTTTGACTAATAATATGGATAGTAGACTCAATAACACTGAGGTTCCAATATTTGAACCAGATTCCCTGGTTGAACAGCTCTGTGAGGGCTACATCCATACCAATtttagaaataaatctaattttgaACCCAGATTGACCAACAATGCACACATTGAAATTTTTAAACAGCTAGTTAGTGAAGATTTTGATCGGATTCCAAAAGATAATAGGCATATTAGAGACAATTTGTATCCTAATGAGAAGAAAGCCCTAAAAAGTCTAAGAGGAGATAGGTCTCTTGTCATTAGAcaagctgacaagggtgggggTTAGTACTCCAGAATTTAGAGGATTATTTACTAGAAGCAAGAACAATAATTCCTGATACATCCTACTATATCCGTTTGGAGTGCGACCCGACCTCCCAATATAAGGCGACTCTACAAAGTCTTGTGGTCGATGCTTTTAATGAAGGAATTATTCTAAAAAAAAGAGAAGGAATTTCTGGTCCCAGATGAACCTAATTTGGCTTTTTTTTATCATTTGCCAAAGGTTCACAAAAATCCTAGTTGCCCCCCAGGCCATCCTATTATAGCTGGCATAGGTAGTCTCACTGACAACGTATCCTCATATGTTGATAGctttttgcaaaaatatgttttggGGCTTGAATCATATATTCGTGACTCTTCGGATTTGATTAAAAATTGGAGTGTCTGGATGCCACTGCTGACCTATTATGGATCACCTGCGACGTTCAGGCTCTCTATTCAAATATACCTCATGAGTTGGGTATTCAAGCTATTTTCTTTTATCTTGAACAAGACCAATATTTACCTATTAACCAATGTGATTTTCTGTTGTCACTAATTGCTTTTATTTtgagacataattattttatgtttcaggacaAATTCTTTTTACAGAtcagggggacggccatgggcaccaggttcgccccaagttatgccaatttatttatgggacgcTTTGAACAAGATTATGTTCACGACCCTGTATATGGggtgaacctggtgttctatggccacaATATCGACAATCTGATTTTTGTTTGGAGGGGTGACCTCTTATCTGCTAATCTTTTTATAGACCATCTTAATAGGAATGATAGGGGCCTCATTTTCACTAGTACAATAGACCCTGAATCTGTGGTCTTTCTGGACTTGAAGCTTGAATTTTCAAAGGGTAGGGTAGCTagtattacacattttaaaacagTGGACTGTAATAGTTACCTTGATTTTACTAGTAACCCCTATCTTCCATGGAAGCGTAATGTACCGTATGGTCAATTCAAGCGGGTGTGCCGCAACTGTACCACATTGGCGGATTACAAAAATCAATTTTTAATTCTTAAAGAGAGGTTTATCGAGAAAACATATCCTCTACACATTATCAATAATGGCTACATGAGAGCAAGATCGGACGATAGTGATGGATACTTCCAGAACCATCCCAAAAAAGACAATACAACATATAGGTGTCCACTCTTTATTACTCAATATAACTCTAATCACCAACAAATAAGAAATATAATttccaaatattattattattattattattattattattatcatttatttgtatagttccgccaaattccatagcgctgggtacaatgataggggtatacaacgacaaagatttgtgatacaatacaaaacatataaagactaaacaaatctagcacaggaggaagagggccctgctccggagagctcacagtctataggtttagggtgcagagacataaggttggggtagcttgttacatcagttgtatttgcagcagtgagtcacgcagttcatgtacatgtattagcttggttcggatgcgggatggaggagagatggtaagcctctctgaataggtgggttttcaaggatcttctgaagctatacaaggttggagacagtctgatggagcgggtagagagttccagaggacaggagcagcacgtgtgaagtcttggaggcgggagtgggatgtagagataacaagagtgtagagacgtaggtcagaggttgatcaaagaggacgggatggggagtatttcacgatgagagaggaaatatagctgggagttagactgttgagtgctttgtaggttagggctaatactttaaattgtattctggagtgtatggggagccagtgtagagactggcagagcggggcagctgatgtagatcgtcgacttaggtggatgagtctagcagaagcattcataatagattggagggaggagaggcggtgttttggaaggccatttaagagtagattgcaaatATTGGAGTATCCTTACAAAGGATCCTATTTTAGGTAGAGAAATTGGATCTAAACCTAAGATTGTTTATAAGAAGGCCCCTAACTTCTGGCACCTAGTAAAGTTGTTAAACATCAACAGATAAAGGTTCCACTAGAGATTAGATCTAGATCACAATCTCATGTTGCCTTCAAATGTAGATACAAGAGATGTAAGCTGTGTGTTCATATCACACATGGAGTCAAAACTTTTAAATCAAATGTCACCGGTCGTAAATATTCTATAATCGGTCACGTCTCTTGTGCATCTCAGTACGTTGTGTacctgttatcttgcatttgtgggCTTCAATATGTTGGGTGCACTTGCAGAAGGTTCAGTATTAGATGCTCAGAACATGCATGTAATATTACCAACAATTATAAGACACATAGTGTCCCCAGACACTGTAATTTGGCACATAATGACAACGCAGATTGCCTCTCTATTACACCTATAGAATATATCCCCAAGTCTCACTTATACAATCTCTTGTTTAGGTTAAGACAGagagagacttactggattcaTGTACTCCAAAGTTCACACCCATTAGGCCTTAATCTTAATATTGACTTGGCCGCCTTCAGTTAATTTATTGGGATCTAGGTTGTCTCTTTATAGTCGTGGGCTGATTGTCATCATACTTTGTATTTATGCGACTATTTTGGACAGATTGGAGACCTAGGTCACCTGTATCTATTATATGTTCGTACTGGTTATCACGTTTTCTGAGTTCTTTGATCAACAGAGTTAAACCTCTGTAGGTATTCCATAACTGTTAGTTATGTTATTAGATTAAATCCTAGAACATAGATTTTGTATCTAGCTATCTATTTTTCTTGTGCCATTGTAGCTGTGGAATAAAGCTGATTGGTTACTTTATCTGACTTTAGTACTGTTCACGAGTTCCCCTCAGAGAGTTCACTTAACAGTTTAACTTTGGCTATCGAAGTCGAGCTGGTCTCATTctatttaattttgtgttgtttttattttttatataatattaataGTTTTTACTGCATGTATCACTCTTCTTTGATTCTTTAGAGTTAacatgttattgatttattttaagCTTTTATCAATTCCGTTTTGtgtatttatgaaatatttatactGATTTTTGATGTATTGTGATGTCACTAATTTCACCAATGCATTATGTATACATTTATCTATTCATGTTAATATACattctacatatatattttatgtattagcATGTTCCATTTCGTTCATGGTGTCATTTTATACACATTATCTTTATCCTGAATCCATTTGCCCTGAGAAGGTATAGGACTGGGTTACATATGCTATGACGTATGATACAATAGTGGGTGTGTAATAATACCATGAGCGGATTGGCTAAGAGGTCTTATATATTGAGCAAGTAGTTAATTTTATAacttatagcctgatgaaacagcaattttatatgctgagaaacgcattgctgttatTTTAGTGTGTTTAATAAaattcacactttttattattactaCTTGCTCCATTCTTTCACTGGTCTGATTGCGGACCCACCTGAGCATGTGTAATCTAGGCGTGCCCACCTATACCACAATTTGGTTGGCTGTAAGCCTATGATCCCCTGACACTCTGTGAGCATGCACGTTGGCGCCTGGGCATCGCACCTGAGTCTTTCGGGCGACTCTTTAGTCCCATACTGCTTGtataggcactccggttgtgccgcctcacttgtgagtagctTTTTGGAGGGGGGCTTTGACCCACAGGCCACCTTGTTCCTACTTTATTAACCTAGGTTGCGCCTTTTGTATTTTCATTTACTATAGTTTACATTAATTATTCTTTAAGCTAGTAAAACGTTCTGCAGCAGGAATTTAGGACAAGTATTTTAACTTTACAATAGTGTTAAGATAGAGTAACAATAAGTTATGAAATTAATATCACGCTCAATGATGTTTGACATTTGGCTGCTTTATCTCAATTACTCAAACAATATATTTTCTATTGATGTCTTACTGTGAgccataaataattaaataatatgttattttttattattgttattagtagtagtagtagtaataataataataaaaataataaaataataatattaatataatttaacatCCAAACTTCTCATCTTCTCATTTAAAATGTAAAttgaaatttatttttgtattgacatttataatattttaaaattgaattaGCTTAGACAAATATACTGTTAGCAATTTAACAGCATTGTAAATAgtaattacttaaagggccactaaaccccaaatctttctttcatgattcagatagagaataaaaatttaaacattacaatttacttccattatttattttgcttcattttttaaatatccttagttgacaaaaagcaatgcacatggtgagccaatcacacgaggcttctatgtgcagcaaccaatcagcagctagtgagcatatctagatatgcttttaatcaaagaatatcaagagaataaaacaaattagataatataagtaaattagaaatatgtttaaaattgcattctctttctaaatcataaaagaaaaaatgtgggtgacaTTTCCCTTTAATTCCGTCACTACTATATTGTGTGTTAAAACAAAATAATCCAATTCTAAATTTAGTCCCCAGAAACACAAATATGAATACTGTAAAATTGTATTGTCCCATATAATTGCAACTTTGGTCAAgagacatttaggcctagatttagagttcggcggtagccgtcaaaaccagcgttagaggctcctaacgctggttttggccgcccgctggtatttggagtcagtgattaaagggtctaacgctcactttacagccgcgacttttccataccgcagatccccctacgccatttgcgtagcctatcttttcaatgggatctttctaacgctggtatttagagtcgtttctgcagtgagcgttagagctctaacgacaagattccagccgcctgaaaatagcaggagttaagagctttctggctaacgccggtttataaagctcttaactactgtaccctaaagtacactaacacccataaactacctatgtacccctaaaccgaggtccccccacatcgccgccactcgattaaaaattttaacccctaatcttccgaccgccacctacgttatacttatgtacccctaatctgctgcccctaaccccgccgacccctatattacatttattaacccctaatctgccccccacaacatcgccgccagctacttaaaataattaacccctaatcttccgaccgcaaagcgccgccacctacgttatccctatgtacccctaatctgctacccctaacaccaccgacccctatattatatttattatcccctaatctgcccccctcaatgtcgccgacacctgcctacacttattaacccctaatctgccgagcggaccgcaccgctactataataaagttattaacccctaacccgcctcactaaccctatcataaatagtattaacccctaatctgccctccctaacatcgccgacacctaccttcaattattaacccctaatcttccgatcggagctcaccgctattctaataaatgtattaacccctaaagctaagtctaaccctaacactaacacccccctaacttaaatataattttaatctaacgaaataaattaactcttattaaataaattaatcctatttaaagctaaatacttacctgtaaaataaatcctaatatagctacaatataaattataattatattatagctattttaggattaatatttattttacaggcaacttggtatttattttaactaggtacaatagctattaaatagttaagaactatttaatagttacctagttaaaataataacaaatttacctgtaaaataaatcctaacctaagatataattaaacctaacactaccctatcaataaaataattaaataaactacctacaattacctacaattaacctaacactacactatcaataaataaattaaacacaattgctacaaataaatacaattaaataaactagctaaagtacaaaaaataaaaaagaactaagttacagaaaataaaaaaatatttacaaacataagaaaaatattacaacaattttaaactaattacacctactctaagccccctaataaaataacaaagccccccaaaataataaattccctaccctattctaaattaaaaaagttacaagctcttttaccttaccagccctgaacagggccctttgcggggcatgccccaagaagttcagctcttttgcctgtaaaagaaaacatacaatacccccccccccaacattacaacccaccacccacatacccctaatctaacccaaaccacccttaaataaacctaacactaagcccctgaagatcttcctaccttgtcttcaccataccaggttcaccgatccgtcctggctccgatatcttcatccaacccaagcgggggctagacatccactgaagaagtccagaagagggtccaaagtcttcctcctatccggcaagaagaggacatccggaccggcaaacatcttctccaagcggcatcttcgatcttcttccatccggtgcggagcgggtccatcttgaagcaggcgacgcggatccatcctcttcttccgatgtctcccgacgaatgacggttcctt
This genomic stretch from Bombina bombina isolate aBomBom1 chromosome 4, aBomBom1.pri, whole genome shotgun sequence harbors:
- the LOC128657722 gene encoding histone H2A, sperm-like; translated protein: MSGRGKKVTKPAAGKTSKSAKAGLQFPVGRIHRFLKKGNYAERIGSGSAIYLAATLEYLCAEVLELAGNAARDNKKSRILPRHIQLAVKNDEELAKLFDGITIADGGVLPNIHAQLLPKKTFKGSTQEPKAAESQDF